GCCCACGAAGGCATCCCGATCCTGTCTGCACTCACTCACCGGGAGGCTCGTCAGCTCGCGGGAAGCGCAGCTCAGCGCCTGTTTTGACGACCAATGACAGGTCAGGATCGCTACGGACGGTAACAAGGGGTCGTCGGTTCGAATCCGGCCGTCCCGACAGGCAGAAAGCCCTGACCAGCGGAAACGCCGGTCAGGGCTTAAGTTTGTCTATGGGGTTTAGAACCGCCCCCCGAAAACCCCCAATTACCGGGACCGGCAACCAGGTTCGTCATCCCTCCGCATCGTTGGGCATCGCGGGTGCGGTACGTCGCCGCGCCCCGCGGTGAGCCAAGGTCACCGGCTTGTTGTCGTCTGTGGGCATCCAGCCACGGGGTCCCCGCAAGAATCCGTTGGCGGATCACGGCGACCACTGCTACTTTCCTGGAGACCGTGCGAGACAACGAGGAGGTGGTACCCGTGAACGTATCGACATGGGCGCTTCCCTCCGGGGTCACGGTCGGGCGATAGGTCGTCCGGGAGCGCCGTCCACGAGCACTCCCGAAGGGCACGACCATGCAATTCACTTCTGAGCAGCGCCTCGACGACGGTGTCCTTGAGCGCGAATTCACCCTCGATGAGATCCCCGGCATCCTGTGGACGCCCGCATCCGCGCCGGCACCGGTGCCGCTGATCCTGGTCGGCCACCCCGGCGGACTGCACAAGATGTACCCCCGCTTGGTGGCCCGGGCGCGGCACTCCGTAGCGGCGGGCTTCGCCGCGGCCACCATCGAGCTCCCCGGGGGCGGTGACCGGCCCCGTTTCGCCGCTGTCGAGGAGGCCCGCGCCGACCTGCGCCGGGCGTTGGAGGCTGGCGAGCCGGTCGATGACGAGATCGTCGACCGGCTCGTCCTTCCGCTGGTTGAAAAGGCGGTCCCGGAATGGCGGGCCGCCCTGGATTCCCTCCTTTCGCTGCCCGAGATCGGCGGCCCGGTCGGGTACTCGGGAGGGGTGATCGCCATCGGCCTCCGGCTGGCGGTGGTCGAGCCGCGCATCTCGGCGGCCCTTCTGTTCGCCGGGAGTTTCGTGCCCCGCACCATGTTCGAGGAGGCCCGGCAGGTCACCATTCCGCTGCAGGTCCTGCTGCAGTGGGACGACAAGGGAAACGACCGGCAGTTGGCCCTGGACCTGTTCGACGCCTTCGGTTCCAGGGAGAAGACGCTGCACGCCAATATGGGCGGGCACACCGGCGTTCCGCAGTTCGAGGGGGACGATGCGAATCGGTTCTTCGCCCGGCACCTGACGTGAGGCCGGGCCGTCAGGCCGGCAGTAGACGCTACGAACTGTCGGCCAGGATGCCGCTCAAATGACCAGGGTCGGCGTCAACGGCTGTCGATGAGGCCAGCGCCAGGAAGCTCAGGGACCGGTCAGCCGCTGTCGAAATCGGTCGCGATATCGCTCAACGCGATCCGGTTCGGCTGGCCGGTCTTGGTGATGAGGCTGGAGACATGCCGCTCCACCGTGCGCGGTGACAGGTGTAGTCGCTCGGCGATTTCGCGGTTGCTCAGCCGGCCGGTGAGCAGCCGCAGCACCTCCCACTCGCGTACCGTCACGCCCGCTGCCCGCAGCTCAGGTGGGATCTCTGCGGCGCCGCGCCGACGTTGGGTGACCCGCGCGCCCGCTTGGCGCAGCAGCGTGCGACACGCCCCGGCGACCGGCGTGACCTTCGCCTGGTGGAAGTAGTCCTCGGCGGCACGCAGCCACTCCACAGGGGTGCCCCAGCCATCGGCGAGCGCCGACTCGGCAACCAGCCGCAGGGCGAGGTGCCGCCCCATCGCGTACAGCGCGCCGACCTCCATGGCCTCGGCCACGGTGGCGGTCGCGGCGTCGTGCTGACCCGCGCGGCCAAGCAGGACCGCCCGGGCGAAGAGCGCGAACTGCCGGTCCCACCGTAGCTGGCTCGCCGGTGTGCCGACGATCGCTTCGTACGCCGGAAAGCTGACCTCGCCGGCCATCGCCCGCAACAGCAACTGGAGGCCGAGCCGTCCACCCAGGTGGAACACTGTCGGGTTCGTCTCCTCCGCCTGTACCGCCAGGGACAGCTCGTCCAGCGCACGCGGGCGGTCCTCCTCCAGCAGCGCGCAGAACGTGCCGGCCAGCCCGTGGACCCGCTGCGTGTGCAGGCTCTCGTCACCGCCCCAGCGCCGGAACTCAGCGAGCGCGTCCTGCATCTCCACCCGCCGGCCCTGGTGGGCGGCGAGCACCGCGCTGAGCAGCAGCACGTACTGGGTGGTCTCCATCAGTTTCAGGCGGGTCGTCGCGGTGAGGACCTGGTCGATCAGGTCCTGTGCGGCCGGGTACTCGCCGCGCATGATCAGGTGCAGCGCGATGCTCGCCTCGGCCTGCTGGCGGGCAGTCACCGCCCCGGCCCGCAGCGCTCGTTCTCGGGCCTGTTCCAGCCGGTCCAGTGTGCCGTGTAGCAACGCGTCGTCGTTGCCGAGCCGGATCAGCGCGTGGACCTCCCAGATCGGCAGGCCGTGCTCGGCGGCGATGGACCGGGCCTGCTCCAGGCAGCGGGTGGCCTCGGCCGGGTCGCGATGCCGGACGAGCGCACCGAGCAACTGCCAGGCCTGACAGGCCACCACCGGCAGCGGCACCGCGGCGCCGACCGTGGCGGCCCGGCGGGCCAGGGTCTCGGCGACTTCCATCTGGTCCCGCCCTGGCGTGTCCAGGGCCAGGTGTGCGGCGACGACGTCGATCGGGGCTTCGTCCTCCGCCGCGGGGTCCGGGCCGAGCAGCTCACGGGCGATCTCCACCTGGGCCAGCGCGTCGGTCAGCTCCCCGGCCAACACGGCGGTCCAGGCCAGCCGGGTGTGTAGCCTGGCCCGCCGTCGAGCGGGAAGACCGGCCACCTGGTCCGGACTGTTGACCAACTCCAGTGCCCGCCGGACCAGGCCAGCCTCGCCGAGGGCCTGCAGGAGTGTCTCCAGGGTGTCGGCGCGGGCCTCGGCCGGCCCGTCGGCCTGGAGCTCCCAGGCCCTGTCGAGTAGGGCGACGGCCGAGGTGGCGGCACCCTGCGCGAGGGCCCTCCGGCCGGCTTCGGCAAAGAGTCGACCGGCCAACAGGGCGTCGCCGGTCTCGACGCGCAGGGTGGCGGAGATCTGGCACCACTCACCCGGCAACTCCGGGTGGACCTTCGCGACGGCCTCGGCGACGGTGTGGGCCAACTTCCGCCGGTCGGCCGGCTCGACCAGGGCGAGCAGCGACTCGCGGGTGACACGGTGCCGGAAGGTGTACCAGTCGGTCAACTGGTCGTCCGGTGCCACCAGCTGGGCGACGATGTCGCCGTGCAGATGGTTGAACAGGTCGCGGTCGCTGAGCCCTGTCGCCGACTGCACCACGGCCACCGAGAAGCGTTGCCCGATCAGGGCGCCGCAGGACAGCAGCTCCCGGGCCTGCGGGCTCAGCTTCTCGATCCGGTGCGCCATGCTTCTGGCGAAGGCTGCGGGCAGCGTGGCGGGCGCCTGTGGAGTGACGAGCCACCCCTGTGGACCGTGCCGGAGCAATCCGTTCTCCACCATCGCCGCGAGGATTTCCTCGATGAGGAACGGGTTGCCGCCGCTGCCGCCCCAGAGCAGCTCGGCCGCGGCGGTGGGCAGCTCATCCGTCGCCACGCCGAGACACGCCCCGGCCATGGCGCGCAGGTCCTCGGGCCCGAGACCGCCCAACTCGATCACGGTGCACCGGCCGCGGCGGGCCGCTGCCCGAGCGACCTCCAGCGCGGGGGAGTCGTCCGCCCGGAGGACGCCGACCAGCAGGGTGGGCTGCTGGTCGAGGTTGTCGATCAGATATTCGACCACCATGAGCGTCTCGGCGTCGGCGTCCTGGAGATCGTCCAGGACCATCAGGCATCCGCGGTCCTGGCCGGCGAGACCGGTCAGCCGGAGCACCGCCTCGGCCAGGATCACCACCGATCCGGTCTCCTGGTCGGCGAGGGGGGTGCCCCAGTCGGGCACCAACCGGCCGAGGATCGGCCCGTACGGGCCGAGCGCCGCGATGTCCACCGTGGCCGAACGGAGCAGGGAGAGCACCGCCTCGGTGAGCGGGCGCAGCGGCACTCCGGTGCCGAGTGCGCTGGCCCGCCCCCGCAGCAGACTCATTTCGGCGGTGTAGGCGGACTCGGCGACCGCCGCGGCGAGCCGCGACTTGCCGACGCCGGCCTCTCCGACGATGAAGACCGCGCCCCCGCGCCCGACGCGGGCAGCCTCGATCATGCCGATCAGCACACCGAATTCCGCATCTCGGCCGACCAGGACGCGTGATCGTTGCACGGCGGCAACGATAGCGAGGCACTTCATCGATAACCAGGGTCAACCAGCAGGCGCACCGAGCCTGGCGAGATTATCGTCCGACCGGACCGATCGCCGCGCTGACCGGGTGGTTTCCGCCCAGGGTCACAAAGCGAAGGTGGGGCAGCAGGTGGTGAGCGGGGCGGCGGCGTCGACGGTTCCGGCGTCGCCAGCGACCAGGTGTCCAACCAGGAGACCCACCGGGATGGCCAGACCGGCCAGGGCCGCCGTACGCAGGCCAAAGGCCACCATCGGGCTGACCTTTGGCTCCCCGGCGGGGTGCGGGTCCTCGACGTGGGCGGTGTCGGCGGGGTCGGCGGTGAGTTCGTGAGACATCATTTTTCTTCTCTCCTAGGGGTGAAGGGGTTGGTGAGCGGCAGCCAGCCGGGATCGGTTGGCTGCGGGGTGGGTTCCAGGAGCAACGCGGACGGAATCCGTGCGGCCTGGGCGGAGCGCAGCAGTCCGTAGCCGATGCCGGCGAGGCCGGTCAGCAGCCCCGGTGTGAGCACTCCGTCGGGTGTGCCGCAGTAGCGCGTCTGCCACTGAAGGGAGTTGAGGAGCAGGGTGGTCCGCTGCCGTAGCGCGGCGGCTGCGGCAGGGCCGGCCGGCCCCGCGGCCAGCACAGTCAGCGCCTCGCCGACGCCGGACTCGCCGTGGCAGAGACTCAGGTCGCGGGACAGCGGCCGGTCGGCCAAGCGCCGGACGAGGTGATCTGGCGCGTCCGGGTCCGCGGTGGGGGAGGTGCCCGCGTCGTGCCGGCCGGCGAGGGCGAGGGCCAGGCCGGCGGTGCCGGCACACCACCCGGACGAGTTGGTCGGGGTCTGCCGGGCGTGCCGCAGAGCTTTCCGTGCCGCGTCCGCGTGCTGCGGGGAACCGCCGCCGACGGTGACGAACCGGTGCAGGGCGTACGCGATGCCGGCCGTGCCATCGGCGAAGCCAGCCGGACTGGCGGGGTGATCGAACGTGGTCGTACCGGCCAGCTCGTCGGCGCAGGTCCGGGCCAGCGCCGCCGCCCGGTCGAGACCCAGCTCGGCGTGGATCGAGGTCATCGCGGCCAGGCAGCCGGCCTTGCCGGTGGCCCAGTCGTCGGTGGCGGAGCCGGCAACCGCGACCTCGGCGAGTTCGACCGCCGTGTCGACCCACCGACCGATCGCCGGGTCGTCGAGTAGCACGGCCAGCCGAGCCAGCCCGTAGGCAAGTCCGCCGAGGCCGTGCAGCCCGCCACAGCCGATCGCGGTGACCAGCTCGGGTCGATCCGAGAGCAGGCGCAGTAGCCCCGGCGTCGCGGCGACCGCCCGACGGGCCACGTCGCCGTAGCGGGCCACGCCGCTGATGTGAGCGAGCTGGCCGAGGAAGAGCGCCACGCCGAGGTACCCGTTGGCCAGGCCGGCGCCCATCGGGAGCAGCAGCCACTGCCGGTCGTCGACCAGTTCCAGGCCGAGCCAGTTCACCCGGTCCCGGCCCGGTGCGCCACGGGCGACGATCTGGTCGGCGATCGCACAGGCTGCTGAGATCAGCCGTTCGGGTGGGGCGGCCGTGCCGTGCGACGGCCCTGGCATCGGCGCCGCGTCGCCATGCGCGCCGACCGGCCGGCGGGTGGCCAGGCTGGCCGTGATGACCCACTCCTGGTCCTGCCGGTCGGCCTCGCCGAGCCCGGCGATCCGGTCCAGTGCCGCGTCGACGCCACTGCGGTACAGCGGCACCGCGGTCGGCTCCCCGTCGGCTGCCAGGTGGGGACTGTCGGCCCGGGCGTGGAAGTACGGCACGTCACCGCGCCACAGGGCCACGATCTCGTGGCGCGCGAACACCGGGTCGCCGGGCAGTGTGGTCCGGCCGCAGAGCTGCCCGAGGAAGCGGTCCCGGTCCAGACCGTCGCGCAGCAGGCTCGGGTGGGTGGCCTCGTCGAGCAGCGTTCGGTAGGCCCAGGTGGGCCGCACGACGAGTCGCACCGTCATGGCCGACGACGCCTTGACCAGCTGGGCGAAGTCCCCGCGGTGCGCCTCGATCGCTTCGTAGCCGAGCCGGAAACCCTCCAGCATCGCCGCCTCGTGGTCCTCCGGATCGATCACCCGTTCGCCGAGCCGGGGCCGGTTCGAGGCACCGTCAAAGGCGGACGCGCGACGTACCAGGCGCATCTGGTCAGTGCCCGGGTCCGCCCAGTCGATCCGACTGACCGGGCTCTGCCGGCCCTCGTCGCCGCCGGCGCCGGACAGGTCCATGATGCCCTGCTCACCGACGACGATCAGCGGCAGCAACGCGGTTCGGTGCACCGAGGCCGCGAGCAGGTCGGCGGCTGGATCGCCGCTCTGGGTGGCGGGCCGCCAACTGGGGCTGAACAACGTCTCGACGTCGATGGCCACGGGGTCCTCGCCGCTGGCGATCACGTTCTCGTAGTGCAGATCGGTGGTGTTGAGCGCGTGGGCGAGCGCCAGCAGCGCGCCCTGCCGTCGATAGAAGCGGTCCGCGCCGTCCGGGTCGGCCAGCGGTGCCGCGATCACGAACTCGGTCCAGCCGTACTCCGGGCGGACCAGGCAGGCGGCCGTCCGCACGCCGACGGTGGGCACCATCCGGTTCATCCAGCCGGCGAAGGCCGCCAGCCGGTCGTCGTGGGCGAGATCCCGGGGCTTGTAGACCAACCGCCGGCCGTCGGCGAACTGGACCACGGTGGTGGTCCGGCCGGCCCGATGCGGGTCACCCCGCCTGTCGACGGCCACCAGTGGGCCGGGGTCGACGCCGCCCAGGAGGTTGTCGACCAGGCAGTCCCGGTCGGCGGTGTACCGGGCGAGCAGCTCCAGCATCGCGTCGGTGGCGTGCGCGGTGGCCTGCCCGAGCAGCCGGGCCAGGACCGGAAGATCGGTGAACAGCGCAGCCAGCCCTGCCGGGGTGGCAAGCTGGCGGACGAAGTCGACGAATCGGGCGCGACTGTCGGCACCCTGGAGGAGGCCGGCGGTCCTGCGGCGGTGCAGCTCCTCGACGAAGGTACGGGCTGCCAGCGCGGCCAGTTGCCGTTCCAGGGTGGCCCCCAACGCGGCATCCAGCGCGCCCAGGTCGACCTGGGCGTCGGTCACCGGGCCGGCGTCCCGGCGGAAGCGAGCCCTCGCCTGGTCGACCAACGGGCGCAACGGCAGGGCGAACGCTGTCCTCCAGTCCGCAGGGACCGGCACCGACGGAGGCGGTGCGGCGGCGCGCACCGCGGACTCGATCAGGACCGCCCAGGGCGGCGGGCCGACCCGCGCGGCGAGGTGCCCGTCCTCCTCGGCGAGGAACGTGAGCAACCGGTCCTCGTCGACGCCCAGCTCGCCCAGCCGGACGTCCAGCTCCGGGCCGCGGTCGGCCCGCCACAGATCCAGCCGCCGCCGCGCGTGCCCGAGCCGCCCGGTGTCCACCGGGTCGGTGCCGCCGCCGGCGGTCACCCGCTCGTGCAGCGCCAAGCCCCGCGCCCACCAGCTCCGGGCGAGTCGGGGTGACTCGGCCGGAGCGAGGCTGGGTGGGCCGTCGGCGTCCGTGGTGTTCATCGAAATGAGGGTGCCAAGCCGCGGCCGGTAACTCATGCGTGGGATCCACCCAAATTCTTGTCGACCTGGCTGGTCGCCGCATTTCGCGCACTGTCCGGTGCTGCCCGGACGACAGTCGGTGATGACCGCCCCGGAGGGTGGGACCTGGGGCCAGTGTCGGTGGTGTGGCGACATCACGCGGGTGCGGACGACGGAACTTGGGTGCCCGACACAGATGCGTCGACGCGCTCCGGTGGTCGACTCTCCGACTGTTCGATGGGCTGACCCGATCGGAGCGACTGTGGAGTTTCGCGTACTGGGGCCGGTGAGCGCCTGGCGCGACGGCGGTGAGGTCCCACTGGACGGCGCCAAGCAGCGCACCGTCCTGGCCGTCCTGTTGCTCGCCCGAGGGCGAATAGTCTCCGACACGCGTCTCTGCCAGCTGCTGTGGGACGAGAACCCGCCGGCGACATTCGCCGCCCAGCTCTACAACTACGTCTCCCGCCTGCGGAAATATCTCGGCGACGAGGTGGAGATCGTCCGGCAGTGGTCCGGGTACCTGCTGCGGACGGGGGACAGCCGACTCGACATCGACGAGTTCGAGCGGCTGGCCGGACTGGGTCGGGACGCGCTGCGCTCCGGCCGGCACGAGGAGGCCGCGCGGGACCTGCACGAGGCGCTGGCGCTGTGGAGCGGAGCGACGCTCAGCAACGTCACCGACTACCTCATCGAGGCGGAGTCGCCCCGGATGGCCGAGGTGCGGATGGCGGTCCTGGAGGATCGCATCACGGCCGACCTGATGCTGGGCCGGCAGGCCGGCCTGGTGGCGGAGCTGAGCGATCTGGTCGCCGCGCAGCCGCTGCACGAGCAACTGCGCAGCCACTTGATGACGGCGCTGCTGCGATGTGACCGCCAGGCCGACGCGCTGGCCGTCTACCACCAGGGCCGGCGGGTGCTCGCCGACGAGTTGGGTGCCGATCCGGGCCCGGCCCTGGCCGAGGCGTACCAGACGGTGCTGGCCGGCCCCGGGATGCCCGACGTCGCGGTCGCACCGCGGGCCGGACCGGGCTGGCGCGACGTCCGACCGGCGATGCTGCCGCCCGGGACGCAGGACTTCTGCGGCCGGGAGCAGGAGCTGCGGGCGCTGGCCGGGCTGCTCGCCGAGACGTCACCGTCCGCTCCGCAGCGGACGCTGCTGACCGGGATGGCCGGCGTCGGCAAGTCGGCGCTGGCGCTGCGGGCCGCGCACCTGTGCAGCAGCGAGTTCCCGGACGGGCAGCTCTACGCCGACCTCGGCGGCACCCGGGGCAACGCCACCGACCCGGGCGACGTGCTGGGCTGGTTCCTCCGGAGCCTCGGCAATGCCGAGGAGGCCATTCCGAGGCGCCTCGACGAACGCGAGTGCCTCTACCGCAGCCAGTTGGCTGGCCGCCGGGTCCTGGTGGTGCTCGACAACTCTGCCAACTATCCGCAGGTCCGCCCGCTGTTGCCCGGTGATCCGTCCTGCCGGGTGATCCTGACCTGTCGTGGCCGCCTCTCCGAGTTGCCCGGTGTCACCCGCGTCGAGGTGGGCATCCTCGATCCGGCGCAGGCGCTGGAGCTGTTCGCCACGATCGTCGGCTTGCCGCGGGTGGCCGCCGAGCCCGGTGCCGCACACCGGATCGTGCAGTTGTGCGGGCGGCTCTCGATCGGCATCCGGGTGGCAGCGGCCCGGCTCATCGCTCGGCCGCACTGGTCACTGCGCTACCTCGCGCAGCGGCTGGCCGACGAACGGTTCCGTCTCAACGAACTACGGCTGGGGACGCTGGACGTGCGGGCCCGCATCGAGGGCAGCTACCAGGAGTTGGAGGTCGAGAGTCAGGTCGCGCTGCGCCGGCTGGCACTGCTGAACACGGCCGACTTCCCGATCGGGGCCGCCGCCCGGGTCCTCGGCGTGAGGCCCCGGGTGGGGGAGGAGGTGGCCGAGAGCCTGGTCGACGCCCGGCTGCTGGAGATCGCGGGCTCGGACGGCGGGCGGCGGCAGCGACACCGCTTCCACGACCTGGTGCGGGTCTTCGCGCGGGAGAAGGCCGACCCGGTGGACCACCGCGTGGTGACCGCCCGATCGGCGTTGTCGGCATAGCCGCGCCTGCGGATCCCCGGCGTTTCCGTCGTGCTCCCAACGTATGGAGAAGATATAGCCGGTGCCAGCACGGTCAGTGAGTGACCATCCTGATCCCGCCCGAGTGCGCGACCAACGCGCGGATCGACCTCGACCACGCCAGCGGGGACGAGATCGTCGGTCGAGTTCGGCCCGACCGGGACGACCCGGTCTTCGCCGGGCACTATCCCGGCTTCCCCCTGCTGCCCGGTGTCTACATCGTCGAGTACGTGCACCGCGCCGTCCTCGCGGCGATGCCGTCGGAGATCCTCGCCGAGCTGGTGTCCTGCCGGTTCCTCCGAACGATCGATCTCGACGACGAACTGGTCATCACCATCCGGCGCGACGGCGGGCTACGCCGGGGCACGGTCGCCGTGTCCGGTGTACCGGCCGCCGAGGTGGTGTTGCGCTATCAGGAAGGAAACCCTTGATGCTCGACCGCGACGACATTCGACGGCTCATCCCGCACCGACCGCCGATGCTCCTGGTCGACCGGGTCAGCGAACTGGTACCCCGGAGCCGGCTGGTGGGCAGTTACACGGTGACCGGGACCCGGCCGCTGCCTGCCGTGCTGCTGTTGGAGTCGTGGGGCCAGGCCGCGCTGGTGCTGATCAGGCACGACCGGCCGATGCCCGACGTGCTGACCGATGGCGTGCCGATCGCGGGTGCCTTCGAGGGGATCCGCTTCGGCCGGCCGGTGCTGCCGGGTGAGACGGTCGAGCACCGGGTCGAGCTGATCCGACTCATCGCCGACACGGGTTTCGTCCGGGGCGAGAGCGTGATCGGCACCGAGGTGGTCATGCAGGTCGGTCGTCTGGTCGGCGCGGTGCGCCCGGCGGCTGCGCTCCGCCCCGCCGTCCTGGCCGGGGTCTCCGACGTCAAGGAGTCGACATGAGTGAAATCCGACGACCGGTCGCCCTGGTCAGCGGCGGATCCCGAGGGATCGGCCGGGCCGTGGTCCGGCAGCTCGCCGCAGACGGGTACGACGTGGCTTTCTGCTATCACAGCAACCGGGAGGCCGCCGAGAAGGTCGCCGCGGAGGTGACGGAGACCGGTGCCCGGGTGCTGGCCCGGCAGGTGGACGTCGCCGATTCCGCGCAGGTGCGCGACTTCGTCACGGGGGTGGAGCGGGACCTGGGCGAGATCACGGCCCTGGTGACCGTCGCCGGGATCATCCGTGACCGGCCGGTGGCGATGATGGCCGACGAGGACTGGCAGTCGGTGATCGACGTCAACCTCGGCGGTGTCTACAACGTGTGCCGGGCGGCGATCCGCCGGATGATGCGGCGTCGTGGTGGCGCCATCGTCACGGTGTCCTCGGTAGCTGGCATCACCGGCAGCCCGGGCCAGACCAACTACTCGGCCTCGAAGGCCGGCATCATCGGCTTCACGAAGGCGCTGTCGAAGGAGGTCGGCCCGTACGGGATCCGGGTCAACGCCGTGGCGCCGGGGTTCATCGAGACCGACATGCTGAACGACCTGCCCGCCGGGCTGGCCGTGGGCGTCCAGCAGCGGACCGCCCTCGGCCGGCTGGGCCAGGCGGAGGAGATCGCCCCGGTGGTGACGTTCCTGCTGTCGGAGCGGGCCTCCTACCTGACCGGGCAGGTCGTCACGGTTGACGGTGGTCTGACGTTCTGACCCGCTGTGCCGCGAGCCGGGTCCGCATGGCCTCCAGGCGGACCTGGTTCGCCTGCGTCCGGGCCCGGCGCGCCGTGATCCGGGGATAGGCCGTGCCGAGCAACCGGGTGAGCAGGTCGACCCGGCGGGCGTCCGCCCCGACGACGATCTTCACCCGGTTGCGCCGGACCCCGCGCAGGATGAGCCGTGCGGCCTGCTCGGCCGAGGTCGTCGCCTCCCGGGCGAAGCGCTCCCGGATCCCGCCGTAGCCGAGCCCTTTCGCGGCCCGGGCGTTGCTGAAGATGTCGGTCCGCACCTTGCCCGGGTAGACGCAGCTGACCTTCACCGGCACGTCGCCGACCCGCATCTCCTGCAACACGGCCTCGGTGAAACCCCGGACGGCGAACTTGGCCGCGTTGTACGCGCTCTGCGCCGGTGCCGCGGTCAACCCGTACATGCTGGAGATGTTCACCAGGTGGCCCTGGGAGGCGACGAGTAGCGGCAGGAACGCCTGGGTGCCGTGCACCACGCCCCAGAAGTCGACGTCCAGCACCCACCGCATGTCGTCCCACTCGGCCTCGGTGATCGAGGCCAACAGAGTCACCCCGGCGTTGTTGATCATCAGGTCGGCGCCGCCGAAGTCGGCGCGTACCTCCTTGGCGTGGGCCTGCACCGCCAGCCTGTCGGTGACGTCCAACCGGTACGTGCGGACCTCGGCTCCCCGCTCGGCGCAGCTCGCCGCGGTCTGCGCCAGGCCCTCCTCCGCCGCGTCGGAGAGGGCCAACCGGGCGCCCTGGGCGGCCAGCTCGACCGCCAGCGCCCGGCCGATGCCCGAACCGGCTCCGGTGACGACCGCGACCTTCGCTCGGAACTCCTCCATGCGCGCTCCCTCGGATTTGGCGTGCCCGCCTGCGGCGACACACTTGCGCCGTACGGTCCGGGGCCGGGCTATCTCTTTTCCATACCGGGCGCGATGTAGAGAAGTTATGAGAGCCCCGCCGAACACTGCCTCCGGACGGTGCCACCAGGACGCCGCCCAGGCGTGGTGCGGAGGAGGCGATGGCACAGATGACAGGTGCGGCAATCACCGGGCTCGGGGCGTACCGGCCGAGCAGGCTGATCACCAACGAGGAGATCGCCGAGGAAGCCGGTGTGACTCCGGAGTGGATCGAGGAGCGGACCGGCATCCGGTCGCGCTACCGGTCCGGGCCGGAGGAATCCGTGACGATGATGGCCGCCGAGGCCGGCGGAAAGGCGTTGGCCATGGCGAACGTCGACCCGGCCGACGTGGACCTGGTCATCCTCGCCTCGGCGACGAAGAAAGACCGCATCCCGGGCGGGGCGCCCGAGGTGGCCAGCCGGATCGGCATCACCGCCACCGGCGCGTTCGACCTGAACGCCGCCTGCGCCGGCTTCGCCTACTCGATCGGGATCGCCGCCAACGAGATCCGGATGGGCAGCGCCCGCAACGTGCTGGTCGTCGGGGCGGAACAACTGAGCCGTTTCATCGACCCGGAGGACCCGGCGAC
The window above is part of the Micromonospora sp. LH3U1 genome. Proteins encoded here:
- a CDS encoding AfsR/SARP family transcriptional regulator: MEFRVLGPVSAWRDGGEVPLDGAKQRTVLAVLLLARGRIVSDTRLCQLLWDENPPATFAAQLYNYVSRLRKYLGDEVEIVRQWSGYLLRTGDSRLDIDEFERLAGLGRDALRSGRHEEAARDLHEALALWSGATLSNVTDYLIEAESPRMAEVRMAVLEDRITADLMLGRQAGLVAELSDLVAAQPLHEQLRSHLMTALLRCDRQADALAVYHQGRRVLADELGADPGPALAEAYQTVLAGPGMPDVAVAPRAGPGWRDVRPAMLPPGTQDFCGREQELRALAGLLAETSPSAPQRTLLTGMAGVGKSALALRAAHLCSSEFPDGQLYADLGGTRGNATDPGDVLGWFLRSLGNAEEAIPRRLDERECLYRSQLAGRRVLVVLDNSANYPQVRPLLPGDPSCRVILTCRGRLSELPGVTRVEVGILDPAQALELFATIVGLPRVAAEPGAAHRIVQLCGRLSIGIRVAAARLIARPHWSLRYLAQRLADERFRLNELRLGTLDVRARIEGSYQELEVESQVALRRLALLNTADFPIGAAARVLGVRPRVGEEVAESLVDARLLEIAGSDGGRRQRHRFHDLVRVFAREKADPVDHRVVTARSALSA
- a CDS encoding 3-hydroxyacyl-ACP dehydratase FabZ family protein, whose product is MLDRDDIRRLIPHRPPMLLVDRVSELVPRSRLVGSYTVTGTRPLPAVLLLESWGQAALVLIRHDRPMPDVLTDGVPIAGAFEGIRFGRPVLPGETVEHRVELIRLIADTGFVRGESVIGTEVVMQVGRLVGAVRPAAALRPAVLAGVSDVKEST
- the fabG gene encoding 3-oxoacyl-ACP reductase FabG gives rise to the protein MSEIRRPVALVSGGSRGIGRAVVRQLAADGYDVAFCYHSNREAAEKVAAEVTETGARVLARQVDVADSAQVRDFVTGVERDLGEITALVTVAGIIRDRPVAMMADEDWQSVIDVNLGGVYNVCRAAIRRMMRRRGGAIVTVSSVAGITGSPGQTNYSASKAGIIGFTKALSKEVGPYGIRVNAVAPGFIETDMLNDLPAGLAVGVQQRTALGRLGQAEEIAPVVTFLLSERASYLTGQVVTVDGGLTF
- a CDS encoding SDR family NAD(P)-dependent oxidoreductase, translating into MEEFRAKVAVVTGAGSGIGRALAVELAAQGARLALSDAAEEGLAQTAASCAERGAEVRTYRLDVTDRLAVQAHAKEVRADFGGADLMINNAGVTLLASITEAEWDDMRWVLDVDFWGVVHGTQAFLPLLVASQGHLVNISSMYGLTAAPAQSAYNAAKFAVRGFTEAVLQEMRVGDVPVKVSCVYPGKVRTDIFSNARAAKGLGYGGIRERFAREATTSAEQAARLILRGVRRNRVKIVVGADARRVDLLTRLLGTAYPRITARRARTQANQVRLEAMRTRLAAQRVRTSDHRQP